One genomic segment of Bacteroidota bacterium includes these proteins:
- a CDS encoding S41 family peptidase: MLRHLLLALLLVSALAAHAQPVAIALDLGTYERDLTGVTVGVRGDTAPLSWERSLALTDPDGDGVYTAEVPFPDGTGAVEYRALLERADVLEQTDAEPEWEPEWEPGDSRVLVPGLMATDRRGFGEPQTNLPEATVTHAELAEDLALLQEAMEALHPGLRLHNTDEALAALLDRLANDAQRLAATYGDAIPVTSIYLPLVRAVAAIRDGHTQVSMYNQTAYTEALLYDRADRVPFTFRLIPEGTGARMLVTGDATPDLTLPAGTEVLTLDGRPVAEVIAALMPYASADGSNDAKRIGLLEVGDLVAPAERFDVVYSEHFAPEGDLALTARTPGSSGTGTEQSLTVPRMTADARRDVLWARDPDLPRSRGDLLDYAFLDDGTAYLRVGSFATFSMDVDYAAWLVGAFQAIRERGAERLVVDLRGNGGGMNDAAVLLYTHLITAPLDVMLWKSMTVYQSVPPGLRPHLRSWSDDFYDLGDRVTPQGDGTYAFAPPQPIPVAPAPDAFDGRAAVLIDVGPSSATFLLADAIQRTGVVPLVGQTTGGSLKGINGGQTVFLELPHTGLVVDIPLYGSRPLTPGPDHGVIPDVLVEPEVAALVAGSDPELEAALALLSRDPDPVPADEEPSAGEAAATPLPFDALAGGWTGTLTYTDYSDDTTQATLTISASGRALRRGGARLGLRYVRADGSSSAMGTMTLRERRGQVEYGGEAWTELEREVRPDGFRLVLEREGEDNRRPATIRHTIALNGDALTDQKDVRYDGTEVFVMRNVYRLVRAE; this comes from the coding sequence ATGCTACGTCACCTCCTGCTCGCCCTGCTTCTCGTCAGCGCACTCGCTGCCCACGCCCAGCCGGTTGCCATCGCTCTCGACCTCGGCACCTACGAACGCGACCTCACTGGTGTGACCGTGGGCGTCCGCGGTGACACTGCGCCGCTCTCCTGGGAGCGATCGCTCGCGCTCACAGACCCCGACGGCGATGGGGTCTACACCGCGGAGGTGCCCTTCCCCGACGGCACTGGCGCGGTCGAATACAGAGCGCTGCTCGAACGGGCCGACGTGCTCGAACAGACCGATGCGGAGCCCGAGTGGGAGCCCGAGTGGGAGCCGGGCGATAGCCGCGTGCTCGTGCCGGGGCTGATGGCGACCGACCGCCGCGGCTTCGGCGAGCCGCAGACCAACCTGCCGGAAGCCACCGTCACGCATGCCGAGCTTGCCGAGGACCTCGCCTTGCTCCAAGAGGCCATGGAGGCGCTGCACCCCGGACTCCGCCTCCACAACACCGACGAGGCCCTCGCGGCGCTCCTCGACCGGCTCGCGAACGATGCGCAGCGGCTTGCTGCTACCTATGGCGACGCGATCCCGGTGACGTCGATCTACCTCCCGCTCGTCCGCGCCGTGGCGGCCATTCGCGACGGCCACACCCAGGTGAGCATGTACAACCAGACGGCGTACACCGAGGCGCTCCTCTACGACCGCGCCGACCGCGTGCCGTTCACCTTCCGTCTCATTCCAGAGGGCACCGGGGCGCGGATGCTCGTCACGGGCGATGCCACGCCAGACCTCACCCTCCCAGCTGGAACAGAAGTGCTCACCCTCGACGGGCGCCCTGTCGCGGAGGTCATCGCCGCGCTGATGCCCTATGCCTCCGCCGACGGCAGCAACGATGCCAAGCGCATCGGCCTGCTGGAAGTCGGCGACCTCGTCGCGCCCGCCGAACGCTTCGACGTGGTCTACAGCGAGCACTTCGCGCCGGAGGGCGACCTCGCGCTCACCGCCCGCACGCCCGGCTCCTCTGGGACAGGCACCGAGCAATCGCTCACGGTCCCGCGCATGACTGCCGATGCGCGCCGCGACGTGCTCTGGGCGCGCGACCCCGACCTGCCTCGCTCGCGCGGCGACCTCCTGGACTACGCGTTCTTGGACGACGGCACCGCCTACCTCCGCGTTGGCTCGTTCGCCACCTTCAGCATGGACGTGGACTACGCCGCATGGCTGGTCGGTGCTTTCCAGGCGATTCGCGAGCGCGGGGCTGAGCGGCTCGTCGTCGACCTCCGCGGCAACGGCGGCGGCATGAACGACGCAGCTGTGCTGCTCTACACCCACCTCATCACAGCGCCGTTGGACGTCATGCTGTGGAAGAGCATGACCGTCTACCAGTCGGTGCCGCCGGGCCTCCGCCCGCATCTCCGCTCGTGGTCCGACGACTTCTACGACCTCGGCGACCGTGTCACCCCGCAGGGCGATGGCACCTACGCGTTCGCCCCACCCCAGCCGATCCCGGTCGCGCCCGCCCCTGACGCCTTCGACGGCCGCGCCGCCGTGTTGATCGACGTGGGACCGTCGTCGGCGACGTTTCTCCTGGCCGATGCCATCCAGCGAACGGGCGTGGTGCCCCTCGTCGGCCAGACGACGGGAGGGAGCCTGAAGGGAATCAACGGCGGGCAGACGGTTTTCCTGGAGCTGCCCCACACGGGCCTCGTGGTCGACATCCCGCTCTACGGTAGTCGCCCGCTTACCCCCGGCCCCGACCACGGCGTCATCCCCGACGTGCTCGTTGAGCCCGAGGTGGCGGCGCTCGTCGCAGGGAGCGACCCGGAGTTGGAGGCCGCGCTCGCCCTACTTAGCCGCGACCCCGACCCAGTTCCGGCTGACGAGGAGCCATCAGCTGGCGAGGCCGCCGCCACGCCGCTCCCGTTCGACGCGCTCGCGGGCGGCTGGACCGGCACGCTCACCTACACCGACTACAGCGACGACACGACCCAGGCGACGCTGACGATCTCGGCCAGCGGGCGCGCCCTGCGGCGCGGCGGTGCGCGTCTCGGCCTGCGCTATGTGAGGGCCGACGGCTCCTCCAGCGCAATGGGGACAATGACCCTCCGAGAGCGACGAGGGCAGGTGGAGTATGGCGGGGAGGCGTGGACCGAACTCGAACGCGAGGTGCGCCCTGACGGCTTCCGCCTCGTGCTGGAGCGCGAGGGCGAGGACAACCGCCGACCCGCCACGATCCGCCACACCATCGCCCTCAACGGCGATGCCTTAACCGACCAGAAAGACGTTCGCTACGACGGGACCGAGGTGTTCGTCATGCGCAACGTGTACCGGCTGGTCCGTGCAGAATAA
- a CDS encoding STAS domain-containing protein, with amino-acid sequence MFTDLEAPPPEAPSPEAPAASRPPLVTRLLPAVSNFSVTFRPTGTVRVLELNGELDAHTASELEAAFQRCLDDDAYRVIVHGGNLQYISSAGLGVFMAYVEPMREAGGDIKITELQERVYDVFDLLGFPMLFDITPAEAEAVAQFEASPNGMSAD; translated from the coding sequence ATGTTCACCGACCTCGAAGCACCCCCTCCCGAAGCGCCCTCCCCTGAAGCGCCTGCCGCCTCCCGGCCTCCCCTCGTCACCCGACTGCTGCCCGCCGTGTCCAACTTCTCCGTCACCTTCCGCCCGACCGGCACCGTGCGCGTGCTGGAACTCAACGGCGAACTCGACGCCCACACCGCGAGCGAACTCGAAGCCGCCTTCCAGCGCTGCCTCGACGACGACGCCTACCGCGTGATCGTCCACGGCGGCAACCTCCAATACATCTCCTCGGCGGGCCTAGGCGTCTTCATGGCCTACGTGGAGCCGATGCGCGAAGCGGGCGGCGACATCAAGATCACCGAGCTCCAGGAGCGGGTCTACGACGTCTTCGACCTGCTCGGCTTCCCCATGCTCTTCGACATCACGCCCGCCGAGGCCGAGGCCGTCGCCCAGTTCGAGGCCAGCCCCAACGGCATGAGCGCCGACTGA
- the pfkA gene encoding 6-phosphofructokinase gives MRRLGVYTSGGDAPGMNACVRAVVRSAIAHGMEVIGIRRGYAGMIEADFVEMGRQSVSNILQKGGTILKSARSAAFRTAEGRELAAKHLREAEITALVGIGGDGTFTGASIFYEEHGVPVVGCPGTIDNDLFGTDETIGYDTALNTALENIDRIRDTADAHDRLFLVEVMGRDAGFIALSCGIGGGAELVLIPEMLTDLDQVKDRILSLMSSQSRSSIVVIAEGDEIGGAHTVAEALRQDGSFDHIDLRVTVLGHIQRGGSPTARDRVLASRLGVAAVEALVEGHSSVMVGVVNHDVKLTPLKNVWSRKKEIDYDLMQLTALLS, from the coding sequence ATTCGACGCCTCGGCGTCTACACCTCCGGCGGCGACGCCCCCGGCATGAACGCCTGCGTGCGGGCCGTCGTCCGCTCAGCGATCGCGCACGGCATGGAGGTCATCGGCATCCGGCGCGGCTATGCAGGCATGATCGAGGCCGACTTCGTGGAGATGGGGCGACAGAGCGTGTCGAACATCCTGCAGAAAGGCGGCACGATCCTCAAGAGCGCCCGCTCCGCCGCGTTCCGTACCGCCGAGGGGCGCGAACTGGCCGCCAAGCACCTCCGCGAAGCCGAGATCACCGCGCTCGTCGGCATCGGCGGCGACGGCACGTTCACCGGCGCGAGCATCTTCTACGAGGAGCACGGCGTCCCGGTCGTCGGCTGCCCCGGCACCATCGACAACGACCTCTTCGGCACCGACGAGACCATCGGCTACGACACCGCGCTCAACACGGCGCTGGAGAACATCGACCGCATCCGCGACACCGCCGACGCGCACGACCGGCTGTTCCTCGTGGAAGTGATGGGCCGCGACGCGGGCTTCATCGCGCTCTCGTGCGGCATCGGCGGCGGAGCCGAGCTGGTGCTCATCCCGGAGATGCTCACGGACCTCGACCAGGTGAAGGACCGCATCCTGTCGCTGATGTCGAGCCAGAGCCGGTCGTCCATCGTGGTGATCGCCGAGGGCGACGAGATCGGCGGGGCGCACACCGTCGCCGAGGCGCTGCGCCAGGACGGCTCGTTCGACCACATCGACCTGCGCGTGACGGTGCTCGGCCACATCCAGCGCGGCGGCAGTCCTACCGCGCGCGACCGCGTGCTCGCCAGCCGCCTCGGCGTCGCGGCCGTGGAAGCGCTCGTGGAAGGCCACAGCAGCGTGATGGTGGGCGTGGTGAACCACGACGTGAAGCTGACGCCGCTGAAGAACGTCTGGAGCCGCAAGAAGGAGATCGACTACGACCTGATGCAGCTCACGGCGCTGCTGAGCTAG
- a CDS encoding SIS domain-containing protein, which translates to MTIVRAVEEGTESLDVPKHEPDPFKMKQCASLLVSASEQNESAIADASKLIAEAKGHIHGVGIGKSGYIARLFSSTLQTIGISASFLHASDALHGEAGSVSNGNLAVIFSHSGSTSEILALVEVFEQRSVPVISIVGDASSPLAVRSQFALITGVPQVLELRSMVPTTSTVVATSIAMGLVSAVSEAVGLDESAFRESHPAGRLGWDLTRLISEVMRPIESLPVVPTSGTLDDAATVVARVNASACSIQDEHGNVHGILGREQIERKLSLEKSLIDLEKFDPTPSVSATISIHQARLKIESMDDGEPAIVRDGNKPVGFFFASDLHPSNSYH; encoded by the coding sequence ATGACGATAGTTCGCGCTGTGGAAGAGGGTACTGAGTCTTTGGATGTTCCAAAGCATGAGCCCGACCCCTTCAAGATGAAGCAGTGCGCTTCGCTGCTCGTGTCGGCCTCCGAGCAAAATGAAAGCGCCATCGCTGACGCCTCAAAGCTAATTGCTGAGGCGAAGGGTCACATACATGGGGTCGGAATCGGAAAATCGGGATACATCGCTAGGCTTTTCTCCTCAACCCTCCAGACCATAGGGATCTCTGCCTCCTTCCTGCATGCATCCGACGCCTTACATGGTGAGGCCGGTTCAGTTTCGAATGGCAATCTCGCGGTAATCTTCTCGCATAGCGGCTCAACGAGTGAGATCCTAGCACTGGTAGAAGTCTTCGAGCAGCGCTCTGTACCTGTTATCTCCATAGTTGGAGATGCTTCAAGCCCCCTTGCTGTTCGGTCGCAGTTTGCCCTGATCACAGGTGTACCGCAGGTGCTCGAACTGCGTTCAATGGTCCCGACCACGAGTACTGTGGTCGCTACGTCGATTGCGATGGGATTAGTTTCAGCCGTGTCCGAGGCGGTCGGTCTTGATGAGTCTGCTTTCCGGGAGTCACATCCTGCGGGCAGATTGGGATGGGACCTTACCCGTCTCATCTCTGAGGTAATGCGACCGATTGAAAGTTTGCCAGTAGTTCCTACCAGTGGAACGTTGGATGATGCTGCGACTGTCGTAGCAAGAGTCAACGCTAGTGCGTGCAGCATTCAAGACGAACACGGCAACGTTCATGGGATCCTGGGACGAGAGCAGATTGAGAGGAAGCTAAGCCTTGAAAAAAGCCTCATTGATCTGGAAAAGTTCGACCCTACCCCTTCGGTTTCAGCTACCATTTCGATTCATCAAGCACGGCTGAAGATAGAAAGTATGGATGATGGAGAGCCTGCAATCGTTCGCGATGGAAACAAGCCAGTAGGATTCTTCTTCGCGAGTGATTTGCATCCTTCCAACTCCTACCACTAA
- a CDS encoding ATP-binding protein, with protein sequence MRSIQAMPARHHTVVIPSTMRHLATVRRFVRQYGAEAGLTDRAVSELQLAVDEACANAIEHGYKGREDGRVQVGTHTHNGTFVVTIRHDGEPFDPGRYKPTTLQDALQNHQRRGYGMRLIHRLVDEVSFDLDGPTSQVRLAKRVTPPMA encoded by the coding sequence TTGCGCTCCATCCAGGCCATGCCCGCGCGCCACCACACGGTCGTCATCCCCAGCACGATGCGCCACCTGGCAACCGTGCGGCGATTCGTGCGGCAGTACGGGGCGGAGGCCGGGCTCACGGACCGCGCGGTGAGCGAACTGCAGCTCGCCGTGGACGAGGCCTGCGCCAATGCCATCGAGCACGGCTACAAAGGCCGCGAGGACGGCCGCGTCCAGGTGGGCACGCACACGCACAACGGCACCTTCGTGGTGACCATCCGTCACGACGGCGAGCCGTTCGACCCAGGGCGCTACAAGCCGACCACCCTGCAAGACGCGCTGCAAAACCACCAGCGCCGCGGCTACGGCATGCGCCTCATCCATCGCCTCGTGGACGAGGTCAGCTTCGACCTCGACGGGCCCACGAGCCAGGTCCGCCTCGCCAAGCGCGTCACCCCGCCGATGGCGTAG
- the msrB gene encoding peptide-methionine (R)-S-oxide reductase MsrB, with the protein MLTWNDILRTANQGNPAPPRRVEKTDAEWRAQLSPEAYYVTRQHGTERPFSSEMCGLFTPGRYACACCGTLLFDAAEKFESGTGWPSFTQPVEPSHVAHRKDTSHGMVRVEALCNVCDAHLGHVFPDGPAPSGLRYCINAVALEKAKEATSESYPSPGDQ; encoded by the coding sequence ATGCTGACTTGGAACGACATCCTCCGCACGGCCAACCAGGGCAACCCGGCCCCGCCTCGCCGCGTCGAGAAGACCGATGCCGAGTGGCGTGCGCAACTCTCGCCCGAGGCCTACTATGTGACGCGCCAGCACGGCACCGAGCGGCCGTTCAGCTCTGAGATGTGCGGCCTCTTCACGCCAGGCCGCTACGCCTGCGCCTGCTGCGGCACGCTCCTCTTCGACGCTGCAGAGAAGTTCGAGAGCGGCACCGGCTGGCCGTCGTTCACCCAGCCCGTCGAGCCGAGCCACGTGGCACACCGCAAGGACACCAGCCACGGCATGGTCCGCGTCGAGGCGCTCTGCAACGTGTGCGACGCGCACCTCGGCCACGTCTTTCCCGACGGCCCCGCGCCGAGCGGCCTGCGCTACTGCATCAACGCCGTCGCCCTGGAGAAGGCGAAGGAGGCAACCTCCGAGTCCTACCCTTCTCCCGGAGATCAGTAG
- a CDS encoding transposase: MPLPPALAAVMVAFRPLFDKRVFERALVLTAGALLAVRTRTITAALRVTGRDDARLGRGPAKPTDRARQALLQLARWLPERRVVVVADSGFAAIDLLAAVRDRVTVVTRLRLDAALYDPAPPRRPGQVGRPRKRGARQPTLTVRAAHPATAWMRVAVSRWYGQTERVVEIATGTALWYHAGKLGIPLRWVLVRIPGSTEAPKGFLCTDVDVHPLTVVGWYVRRWSVEVTLAEVRRHLGVETQRQWSDLAITRTTPCLLGLFSVVALAADALDRDGSLEARQSAWYVKSSPSFSDTLAAVRVSLWQAQGLSMSRAGPGTVKIPEAVLWQLMSTLAYAA, translated from the coding sequence ATGCCGCTACCACCCGCCCTCGCTGCCGTCATGGTAGCCTTCCGCCCGCTCTTCGACAAGCGCGTCTTTGAGCGCGCCCTCGTGCTCACCGCCGGGGCCTTGCTTGCGGTGCGTACCCGCACGATCACCGCAGCACTCCGCGTCACCGGACGCGACGATGCCCGCCTCGGTCGCGGGCCAGCCAAGCCGACCGACCGCGCGCGTCAGGCCCTGCTCCAACTCGCACGGTGGTTGCCGGAGCGCCGAGTCGTCGTGGTGGCCGATTCTGGCTTCGCAGCCATCGACCTGCTTGCCGCCGTGCGAGACCGAGTAACCGTTGTGACCCGGCTCCGCCTCGATGCCGCACTGTACGACCCGGCCCCACCGAGACGACCAGGACAGGTCGGCCGACCTCGTAAGCGGGGCGCTCGACAACCGACGCTCACCGTGAGAGCGGCTCATCCAGCGACGGCGTGGATGCGCGTGGCGGTCAGCCGTTGGTACGGCCAAACCGAGCGAGTCGTTGAGATCGCCACCGGGACCGCACTCTGGTACCACGCGGGGAAGCTGGGTATTCCCTTACGGTGGGTCCTCGTCCGCATCCCTGGCTCGACCGAGGCCCCGAAGGGCTTCTTGTGTACCGATGTGGACGTGCATCCGCTTACCGTGGTCGGGTGGTACGTCCGCCGGTGGTCGGTAGAGGTCACGCTCGCCGAGGTCCGCCGGCATCTCGGTGTCGAGACGCAGCGCCAGTGGTCAGACCTCGCAATCACGCGCACGACGCCGTGCCTGCTCGGGCTCTTCTCGGTCGTCGCGCTGGCGGCGGACGCGCTCGACCGAGACGGAAGCCTCGAGGCCCGGCAAAGCGCCTGGTACGTGAAGTCGAGCCCGAGCTTCAGTGACACGCTGGCGGCGGTACGGGTGTCGCTGTGGCAGGCGCAGGGTTTATCGATGTCGCGTGCTGGGCCCGGCACGGTAAAAATCCCGGAGGCGGTGCTCTGGCAACTCATGAGCACGCTCGCCTACGCCGCATAG
- the kdsA gene encoding 3-deoxy-8-phosphooctulonate synthase, whose protein sequence is MAIQPIELADGVHLGGEQPVLICGPCLIEGRDMALRVAETAKELAEKHGFQYVFKGSFDKANRTHLNSPRTIGHEKALAILEEIRVSLSIPTLTDVHDVTQVERVAQAVDVIQIPAFLCRQTDLLVAAGSSGRAVNVKRGQFLPAEDMEYALEKVRSGGTQRVYSTERGTTFGVRDLVVDFRALIQLRQTAPVVYDVTHSVQRPGARGGLTGGTREYAAALGRAAGAVGVDGFYVEAHPDPEWALSDAAVMIPLTGLGLVLKGLRASWEVGIQFREDINWSSR, encoded by the coding sequence ATGGCGATCCAGCCCATCGAGCTTGCCGACGGTGTTCATCTTGGAGGCGAGCAGCCTGTGTTGATTTGCGGACCATGTCTTATCGAGGGCCGAGACATGGCTCTTAGGGTTGCCGAGACGGCAAAGGAACTGGCAGAGAAACACGGTTTTCAGTACGTGTTTAAGGGGTCGTTCGACAAGGCGAACCGGACCCACTTGAATTCCCCACGTACTATCGGTCACGAGAAAGCGCTCGCAATCCTAGAAGAGATCCGAGTGTCTCTGAGCATTCCAACGCTCACCGATGTACACGATGTCACACAGGTGGAGCGAGTGGCTCAAGCTGTCGATGTCATCCAGATCCCAGCATTTCTCTGCCGACAGACTGATCTACTTGTAGCAGCAGGCAGTAGCGGCCGCGCTGTCAACGTGAAGCGTGGTCAGTTCCTGCCAGCAGAGGACATGGAGTATGCGCTGGAGAAGGTGCGCTCTGGTGGCACACAACGCGTGTACTCGACCGAGAGAGGTACAACGTTCGGCGTTCGCGACCTCGTTGTCGATTTCAGGGCACTCATTCAGCTAAGACAAACAGCGCCCGTAGTGTATGACGTGACTCACAGCGTCCAGCGACCAGGAGCACGAGGCGGCTTGACAGGAGGCACGCGGGAGTATGCAGCGGCTCTCGGGCGAGCAGCGGGAGCAGTGGGAGTGGATGGGTTCTACGTCGAGGCACACCCTGACCCGGAGTGGGCATTGAGTGACGCAGCCGTTATGATCCCGTTAACTGGCCTAGGATTAGTACTCAAAGGCCTCCGAGCTTCATGGGAAGTCGGTATTCAATTCCGAGAAGACATAAATTGGTCTTCGCGATGA
- a CDS encoding helix-turn-helix transcriptional regulator: MTLDLPIPDLLAALFGGGAVVLGLAVGVGVLVRRDVHRVVRWCLGGFLIAGALTLANDLNGTLRLHRLSDHFWILPLVYTYALGPLLYLFVRQRLVPEQRLGRHDGLHAVLPAFQVVHQVAIGFAPIAVKGAYWQSAFGQVYSQLDTLIFVASFGSYLVACWRLTRRVASDPVLVRWVRRFIAGAVVILAVAILMETTLVTPRIVKALPVGVLAWLNLGATLTYAAMLYWVTFSGFVHLLRPNASAPTTRPASEPAPERRERYGMTPDDLACHAARLRDHVATARPYLDPTLSLGALADALHLSENELSLVLNEGLGVGYTAYVNGLRVAEVQRGLADPSRATASVLQIGMEAGFASKATLNRAFKQVAGCTPTQYRAGASALIGS; encoded by the coding sequence GTGACACTCGATCTCCCCATCCCCGACCTGCTGGCCGCGCTCTTTGGAGGGGGCGCGGTAGTGCTCGGCCTGGCCGTGGGGGTGGGGGTGCTCGTCCGGCGCGATGTGCATCGTGTGGTACGGTGGTGCCTCGGCGGCTTCCTCATCGCCGGGGCGCTCACCCTCGCCAACGACCTCAACGGCACGCTGCGCCTGCATCGGTTGAGCGACCACTTCTGGATCCTCCCGCTCGTCTACACCTACGCGCTCGGACCGCTGCTCTACCTCTTTGTGCGGCAGCGCCTCGTGCCCGAGCAGCGCCTCGGTCGCCATGACGGGCTCCACGCGGTGCTCCCCGCCTTCCAGGTGGTGCACCAGGTGGCCATCGGCTTCGCTCCCATCGCGGTCAAGGGGGCCTACTGGCAGTCTGCATTCGGTCAAGTCTACAGCCAACTCGACACCCTGATCTTTGTGGCGAGCTTCGGCAGCTACCTCGTGGCGTGTTGGCGGCTGACCCGGCGCGTAGCGTCCGACCCGGTCCTCGTTCGATGGGTGCGGCGGTTCATTGCCGGTGCCGTGGTGATCCTGGCCGTGGCGATTCTCATGGAGACGACGCTCGTGACGCCCCGCATCGTGAAGGCGCTGCCCGTGGGCGTGCTCGCCTGGCTCAACCTCGGCGCGACGTTGACCTACGCGGCGATGCTCTATTGGGTCACGTTCAGCGGGTTCGTCCACCTCCTCCGTCCAAACGCGTCTGCGCCGACGACCAGGCCAGCGTCGGAGCCCGCACCTGAGCGACGCGAGCGCTACGGCATGACGCCGGACGACCTCGCCTGCCACGCCGCGCGGCTCCGCGACCACGTGGCAACAGCGCGGCCCTATCTCGACCCGACGCTCTCCCTCGGCGCCCTCGCCGACGCGCTGCACCTGAGCGAGAACGAGCTCTCGCTCGTGCTCAACGAGGGCCTCGGCGTGGGCTACACGGCGTACGTCAACGGGCTTCGGGTGGCGGAGGTACAGCGGGGCCTCGCCGACCCGAGCCGGGCCACCGCGTCGGTGCTGCAGATCGGCATGGAGGCCGGGTTCGCCTCGAAGGCCACGCTCAACCGCGCCTTCAAGCAGGTTGCCGGATGCACGCCGACGCAATACCGTGCAGGCGCGAGCGCTCTCATCGGCTCCTGA